The Rubripirellula amarantea genome includes the window TCTAGAAAAGCACCTACCTTTGATAAATCCAAAGGTAGGCGCTGCGACGATAGTACGAGCACCTAGTGCTCATTGCATGATGTGGGGATCGACGCTAACGCTTAGCGATGATGCCGGTGGCTAAACTTTCGCGCCCGACCGCAAGTGCCAGAAGCGCAGCCCGAACTATTGCGGACAACGGGAGCGGCGCTGTAGGTCGTGTGCACGGGAACGGAGAAAGACGGGCTAGCGAAGCTTTGATAGTTACTTGCAGGGCTCACCACCGGCGAGCTCGATACGATTACCGAACCTCCGCAATTCCCCGACGCGCAACCTGATCCCGTTGCCATCGGCGCGGGGTAGTGGGCCACGTGCTGCTGATCCGCCGAATACTGTGGTACCGAACTAGCGACGTGAGTAGGTGCCGACGTAGCTGGAACCGAAACCGTCGCATTCGAGTAGTCGATGTGCGTTTCGTTTTGAGCTACGGCGTCAGAACTTAGTACGCAGACAGCAACAGTCGACGCGAGAATCAAGCCGAGGAATCGTTGGGACACAAATTTCATTCTGGAGTCTCATCCTAAGGAAGAAAAGAAGGGCTACTGACGCAAGAGTTTGCGACAGGCCGATGCGGAATTTTGCGCCACCTCAGATCGTGATGCTGTGAGCCACTTCACATACAAAATCTTTCCCAGCAAATTCAATTGCCAGCAAAGACGTGATCGTGTTGACGTTTCAAGCAAGTTTTACGCACGCTATTTGGTAAAACGTAAAGCGAATGTCGCTGAAGTTTGACTTCAGAATTGCCAGAGAAGAAACTATGCCCCCCAAGCTGTCTACCGTTCCTGGTAGCCAAGAAACGTATGAACGGGTTTTCGACCGTCCTTCGCCGCGATGTTGCACCGATAGCGGCTGCCTAGGCGGTGGAACAGTTACACAGAAGCGGGATCAACACCATGAGCGTCAACACCATGAACTCAATTCCACATAGCAACCTAGCTCACATTCGAAAGGCTCACATTCGAAAGGCACCTATTCAAAATCCTGGCCATCGAAACTCGCAACTTCGAAATTTGTCAGTCACTTGGCGATTTCGAATGCGAAACTTAGCTTGGACGGTCTGCATGGTCGTCTCGTCGCTGACCATCCACTGCTCTACGGTTCAGGCAGCGTCCCACGACAAACCCAATGTCGTGTTCATGCTGGCTGACGACCTTGGCTACGGAGAACTGGGGTGTTATGGCCAAGCGAAAATTAAGACACCCAACCTAGATCGCTTGGCTGCGCAAGGTATGCGATTCACCCAGCATTACACCGGAGCCCCCGTCTGCGCGCCAGCACGCTGCACCTTGCTCACCGGACAGAACCTTGCCCATGCCGAAATACGCGGGAATCGGGATTCTGGAAATGGTCGCATCTTCCCCGGGCAGTGGCCAATCAGTGACGGTGTGGTGACGATCGCGGAAAAGCTGCAAGACTCCGGCTACACAACGGGAGCGTTCGGAAAGTGGGGCCTTGGTCCTTCCAACACTTCTGGTTCGCCAATCAAACAGGGTTTTGACCGCTTCTACGGATACAATTGCCAACGCAACGCCCATAGCTACTTCCCGCTCTTCTTGGATTCTGACGAAAAGGAAGTTGTGATTAATAGCGGACTTATCTACGGGCACCAACGAAAGCCAGCGGGTGACATCAATGCCGACGACTACCGGCTAGCGAACTATGCACCTGACATGATTCTCAATGAGTCATTGAAGTTCATCGACGAACATCACCAGCAACCATTCTTTCTGTACTTGCCATTCGTTGAACCGCACGTTTCCATGCAGCCGCCTCAAGAATGGATCGACCGATATCCAGATTCTTGGGAAAGCGAGAAAGGTGTCTATCGAGGGCAAAACGGCTACTTGCCTCACCCGCGTCCTCGTGCCGCATACGCGGCGATGATATCGGACCTCGACGAACACGTTGGCAAAGTACTTTCAAAACTCGAAGAGCACTCGCTAACGAACGATACGATCGTCGTTTTCACTTCCGATAACGGGACGACCCACCCCGGTCGCGCCCCCGATTTCCACATCGGCGGAGTCGATGCAGATTTCTTCAACTCCACGGCGGGACTTCGCGACTGGAAGGGCAGCGTTTATGAAGGTGGAATCCGCGTGCCTTGTCTCGTTCGTTGGCCAGGTCACGTGGAGCCGGGTAGCGTCACAGAATTCGCATCCTACTTCCCGGATTGGTTTCCCACCCTGTCAAGTATCTGTGGGGCAGCGACTGAAAATCAACAGCCACTTGATGGCGTCGACTTGACCTCGGTTCTACTAGGTCAATCACCCATCGAGCGACACGAACCGATGATCTGGGAGTTCCATGGATATGGCGGACAACTCGCTATCCGCATCGGTCATTGGAAAGCGGTACGTCGTGATCTGCTGAAGAAGCAACCGACACCCTGGGAACTCTACGATCTCAATGAAGACCGCCAAGAACGCAATGATCTCGCAGGTAACCATCCAGACGTGATAGAAGAACTGGAAGCCGCGTACCTTCGGACCAGGATCGCCGAACCTGATTTTCCCAATCGGACTTACGATGCTAAGTAGCCTTGTCATTCAAAATAGGCTTCGAAAACGTCACACAGTTGACGTCCGTAGAGCATCCAATTTTCGGATGACGGTGTTTCACCTAGTCCTTCGATCCAATTCGCATTGAGTTCATGCACCACCGCGTCAATTCCATACCGCGACAACCATCCGTCGCCCAGCGTTCCTGGATTGTTAAACGAGGGATCCGTTGCTCCTTCGCGAAACCAGGTCTTCTGACGAAGTAAAGATTCAAGCTTGGCCATTCGTTGCAAGTAGCCGCTGTTCTCGTTTCCCACGGGACGGCTCAGGTGCAACTTTCCGCTCGCATCATTGTGCATTTCCAATGCCAAGTGCGGACGTTTCCCATCGGCCAACATCGTCGTTAACCAGCGTTCCAACGCGTCGTTCTCGGGGCATAACGCTGCGTCCGCGGGAGCATCCCAGTCGCGGTTCAAGTCCTTGCCGAACATATTGAAGCGGCTTCGACCCATCGCTACGCCGTCCTTATTGGCCATCGGCATGACATACAAACAGAACGAATCAAAGTACGAAGGTCGATTGGTGCCGCGGTCTTCGATTAAGTGTCGAATCATGCCTTCGACCACCCAGTTCCCGCCCGCTTCCCAAGGATGCGCCCGAGCTCGCATGAACACCCGGTTCGCAGCCTCGGCGTCGCCAACGCGAATGATCTCAAGCGGTCGTCCCTGAACCGTTTTTCCAATCGGGGTGATCTCGACCATTGGATGATTACGGATATCGCTTATCAGTCGATCTAAGTTTTCGGCATGGTATGCAGGTAAACGTGCGACATACAGACTGCCCGAAGCAGGAACGCGAACGGTGAATTGCAGTTGACCATCGGCTTCAAGGAACTCCGTCTGCTTCGCCAGCCAATCATTACCGTCTTCACTGGTAAATGCGATTGTCTTGTCATCGACCGCCAATCCCGGACGCCCATTCCATACGTTGTGAAAGTTGTTCAACAGCATCGTAATGTCACTACCAGGATCCGCCTCTATTCGAAAATGCCAATGCAAGGCCGCGCGGTTCGGCGATTCACGTTCGTGATCGTAGAGCATGTCGATTCTAACCCTGCCGTCTTCCAACACCTCCCAATCAATTGGCGAAGCATTCGCAAAGCTGGTGTCAATGAACCGAAGCGGATGAGCGGATTGAACAAGGTCGTCGGCAAAACAGAATCGCAGAGCCGTGAGCAGCACGATGGGAAGAAATCGAGGCATGGCGAACTCAGTTGAAAAATCGTTAGCGTTGACACAGTGCACCGAACCACCGTTGGTTCTGACAGGTATAGGGATCAAACTAAATCTCGAAGCATAGGTGAATCATCCGATGACCTTCGCGAGATGTTCGATGTTGGCATCCATGATAGTGGACCTGCCCGCATGATATTGACCGGCGTTGATTTTCCGTCAAGTTGCCATTGATTTGCCATTCAGAGCAGACCGAAACCAGAACAGCAGCGTCTCGACTCGTTCACTGCAGAGTGAATCCGTCACCACCGTTCCATTCGCCAAGGAGCCCCTGAACTATCAATAACATCGTCCAGGAACGCTCGCTGGCTAGTTGACACTGCTGTATTGCGTTGGGTACTGAGCTAAGGCTTTGATACCTGAACGAGCTCGTACGAGTGCGAGACTGGCTTGCGGCCCGTCAGTACATCGTCTTCATGACGCTTGGCTTCTTCGAGAAGCTCGTCGTATTGACTCCACTTTTCAAGAAGAATCCGAGTCATCGTCGCGTAGTAATCGTTCTTGACTTCAAGGTTGTCGTAGTAGGCCTGAATAGCATCAGTGTCATCCGGGTCGACTTTAGCGCGGCTCTTTAACCAACGTCGGGTGTTGACCATGCTGCACGCCTGAGCCTCTTTGCTACGCCGGTATTCGTTTTGCGTAGCAACCGCTTGAGCTTGCTTGAACTGCGGGGTTGCATCATTCATTGCCAAGTTGATCCCATCGGACAACTCAGATGATGAATAACGTCCGATGACATTTCCATCTATTCGCAGTTCATACTGTTCACCGTCGAGGCCGGTAATCTTAAGCAGTTCTTGATTCAAATCCGCCACAATCGGAAGCAAATCCAGGACACCGGCAGCCGATTTAGAAATTGGGAACGGCAGCGAATTTTCAAGGATGGAAAACGTGAGAACATCGCCATTCATTGCTAACGAACTTACCTCGGCGTTATCGTTCTTTGCGACTCGCATTCCGCTTGCATCAATTTCCACATTTGAAACCAACGCGGGTACATCTTGCGACTTTAGAAATAGCCAAGCCATCATTAGGTGACCTGGCTGCCCAGGGTGCACTCGGTCAGGCCCAATGATGGTCCATGAGGGATCGAGTTTCTGCTGATTCAAGTTCAACTCAGTCATCGGTCCGTGATAGTCCACCACAGATCCGCCATGCTGACTCGCCAATTCACGAACTATCGATGCGCAACGGGCTAACCCGTCGTTGCAACCAGGTTGGTTATTGTCGCGATCAAGCACTACCGTTTCATCGAACGGTGATGGAGTGATGAACACGAACTTCGTATCGTTTGCTTCCTTTTTAAGTCGCTCCACAACGGTCTTCATGTTCTTTTGGTACGCATCGAGGGCCCGCTGTTGAGCCTGTTGTTCGGATTCGCCGGGCTTGGCGACGTAAGAACTTCGATTCACATCATTCATGCCGAACATGATTGCCACCGTGGTCGGATGCTTCGCGATCACATCGTCCTGTAATCGCTGCAAAGAACCACCCGCCGTATCCCCAGACCGACCGGCGTTCACGAACCGTACCGTCCGATCGGGGAACCGAGTCGCATAATAGTTGGACACGA containing:
- a CDS encoding arylsulfatase produces the protein MSVNTMNSIPHSNLAHIRKAHIRKAPIQNPGHRNSQLRNLSVTWRFRMRNLAWTVCMVVSSLTIHCSTVQAASHDKPNVVFMLADDLGYGELGCYGQAKIKTPNLDRLAAQGMRFTQHYTGAPVCAPARCTLLTGQNLAHAEIRGNRDSGNGRIFPGQWPISDGVVTIAEKLQDSGYTTGAFGKWGLGPSNTSGSPIKQGFDRFYGYNCQRNAHSYFPLFLDSDEKEVVINSGLIYGHQRKPAGDINADDYRLANYAPDMILNESLKFIDEHHQQPFFLYLPFVEPHVSMQPPQEWIDRYPDSWESEKGVYRGQNGYLPHPRPRAAYAAMISDLDEHVGKVLSKLEEHSLTNDTIVVFTSDNGTTHPGRAPDFHIGGVDADFFNSTAGLRDWKGSVYEGGIRVPCLVRWPGHVEPGSVTEFASYFPDWFPTLSSICGAATENQQPLDGVDLTSVLLGQSPIERHEPMIWEFHGYGGQLAIRIGHWKAVRRDLLKKQPTPWELYDLNEDRQERNDLAGNHPDVIEELEAAYLRTRIAEPDFPNRTYDAK
- a CDS encoding M14 family zinc carboxypeptidase, with product MPRFLPIVLLTALRFCFADDLVQSAHPLRFIDTSFANASPIDWEVLEDGRVRIDMLYDHERESPNRAALHWHFRIEADPGSDITMLLNNFHNVWNGRPGLAVDDKTIAFTSEDGNDWLAKQTEFLEADGQLQFTVRVPASGSLYVARLPAYHAENLDRLISDIRNHPMVEITPIGKTVQGRPLEIIRVGDAEAANRVFMRARAHPWEAGGNWVVEGMIRHLIEDRGTNRPSYFDSFCLYVMPMANKDGVAMGRSRFNMFGKDLNRDWDAPADAALCPENDALERWLTTMLADGKRPHLALEMHNDASGKLHLSRPVGNENSGYLQRMAKLESLLRQKTWFREGATDPSFNNPGTLGDGWLSRYGIDAVVHELNANWIEGLGETPSSENWMLYGRQLCDVFEAYFE
- a CDS encoding SGNH/GDSL hydrolase family protein, with product MRLLLLIFVSSLGALACARTGVAETFKDGETVCFLGDSISASGITQTIVSNYYATRFPDRTVRFVNAGRSGDTAGGSLQRLQDDVIAKHPTTVAIMFGMNDVNRSSYVAKPGESEQQAQQRALDAYQKNMKTVVERLKKEANDTKFVFITPSPFDETVVLDRDNNQPGCNDGLARCASIVRELASQHGGSVVDYHGPMTELNLNQQKLDPSWTIIGPDRVHPGQPGHLMMAWLFLKSQDVPALVSNVEIDASGMRVAKNDNAEVSSLAMNGDVLTFSILENSLPFPISKSAAGVLDLLPIVADLNQELLKITGLDGEQYELRIDGNVIGRYSSSELSDGINLAMNDATPQFKQAQAVATQNEYRRSKEAQACSMVNTRRWLKSRAKVDPDDTDAIQAYYDNLEVKNDYYATMTRILLEKWSQYDELLEEAKRHEDDVLTGRKPVSHSYELVQVSKP